CGGGGTGACCAGGTAGACCAGGTGCAGGAAGCTGTTGAGCAGCAGACCCTCCAGACCTCTAGAGAGGTCTCTGTACAGGTCCTCGCTGTAGCTCAGATCCACCGAGCCTGGGGAGACATAGACAGTTGAAGGAATGGACCAACAGCTGCAATCAGACATATGTACAACCGAACACTGCTAGCTGCTAGAGCACTGCTAGCTGCTAGCAGAATGCTAGCGCACTGCTAGCACACTGCAAGCTGCTGGCAGAATGCTAGCTGCTAGCACACAGCTAGCTGAGGCTGGTTTACACTACCAAAGCACTAAAAAAAAGCGACCAAAAAAACGCTAAAATGTAGAAGAAAGcgacaacattaaaaaaaacaacaacaaaaaacaacaacctttactttaattttagtctcaataattcctaatttctgcttttctaactcaaacattaggtataatttcctataaatgaggtttattgaccataaattctaaaaataactaaaactaaagttaataaattagggttacgtagtgttgaaaaacgtaaaaaagtgacaaaagtggaaaaagggacaacaacgtgagaaaggttaaaaacatcaacaagaGTGTTGATTTCCAGTATGGACGGGAAGACCCCCGAGGGTGAAACCCAGCCCCGGCAGACGGGGGTCACCTTTATACGTGGCCCTCCCCAGCCTGGTGACCTGCAGGGTGTGCCCCCCCTTGGAGTCTGTCGCCACGGTGATGAGACGCTTGTCCTCCAGGAGGCGGACGAACCGCTGCACCGTCTCCGTCAGACTGGTCTCCGCACACAGCTGGTCCTGCTGGACGGACAGCAGCGTCCCACACAGGAAGTCCCTCAGCCGGGCCAGAGACGGGGTGAtctgcagacacacaatcaGCCTAcgtcaacacaacacacacacactcagtctaCTGCAACACAACA
This portion of the Etheostoma cragini isolate CJK2018 unplaced genomic scaffold, CSU_Ecrag_1.0 ScbMSFa_3859, whole genome shotgun sequence genome encodes:
- the LOC117940967 gene encoding helicase POLQ-like yields the protein LIVCLQITPSLARLRDFLCGTLLSVQQDQLCAETSLTETVQRFVRLLEDKRLITVATDSKGGHTLQVTRLGRATYKGSVDLSYSEDLYRDLSRGLEGLLLNSFLHLVYLVTPYDMVAQCKPDWMLFFRQVHSL